The Terriglobus roseus region ATCGCACCGACAGCGAATCCGTCGAGCGCTACGAAAAAGTCGTGCAGCTCATGCAGGACATGCGCACGCAGGGCTCCACCATTCTCGCCATCGGCAACGCGGGCGACACCGCCGTTGAAAAGCTCGCGGACTTCTTCGTTCCCGTAGAGGAATCCAGTGAAGGCATGCTCACCATTTGCGAAGTGATTCCGCTGCAGATTCTGTCCTACTGCATGGCTATCCAGAATGGCATCAACGTGGACAGCCCGCGCAACCTCAACAAGGCAGTGCTCGCCGAGTAGCGACTGCCTCGAAAACACCCCTCTGTGCATCCAAATGTGCAGAGGGGTACCTTCTACTTATGGCTACAGAGACAGCAATTCTGGCAGGCGGATGCTTCTGGGGTGTGCAGGAACTTCTGCGCAGCTATCCCGGCGTCATCTCCACACGCGTGGGTTACAGCGGCGGCGACGTGCCCAACGCAACCTATCGCAACCACGGCACGCACGCCGAAGCCGTTGAAATCGTATTCGATCCAGCAAAGCTCACCTATCGCACACTGCTGGAGTTCTTCTTCCAGCTACACGATCCCAGCACGCTCAATCGCCAGGGCAATGATGTCGGCACCAGCTATCGTTCGGCCATTTACTACACGACGCCAGAACAGAAGAAGATCGCCGAAGACACCATCCTCGACGTGAACTCCAGTGGCCTGTGGCCCGGCAAAGTCGTAACAGAAATCGCACCCGCAGGCCCCTTCTGGGAAGCCGAACCGGAACACCAGGATTACCTGCAACGCATCCCCAACGGCTACACCTGTCACTGGATTCGTCCGGACTGGAAGCTGCCCAAACGCAACGGCGCTTGAGGAATAACGAGAAAGACACAATGAACATCGGACTCATCGGATATGGCTTCATGGGCGGCGCACACGCTGCGGCCATCATGCACATTCCCGGCGCTACTCTTGCAGCCGTCGCCTCCCATAACAAGCCATCCGCAGATGGCCCCACACGCGGCAACCTCGATCTGAAAACCGAACCACTGCCTGACACCGTTCGCTGGACACCGAACTGGCAGGAAGTCGTCGACGATCCCACCATCGACGCCGTCGATATCTGCCTGCCCACGCCCATGCACCGCGAAGCCATTGAACGCGCCTTCGCGAATGGCAAACATGTGCTCTGCGAAAAGCCGATGGCGCTAAGCAATCAGGATTGCGAAGAACTACTCGCGCTCGCAAAAGCCAGCGGCAAGATCTTCATGATCGCGCACGTTCTGCGCTGGATGCAGCCATATCCGTATGCGTTCGACTTCGTGAAGAAAACAAACAACATCACCACCGCAACACTGCGTCGCAGCACCGGCTATCCACACTGGAGCGGCTGGCTGCGCGACATTAAAGTCAGCGGCGGAGCCATCCCTGATCTTCTTCTTCACGATCTCGATCAGGCGCTGCAATGGTTCGGCGATCCCGCCACCGTAAGCGCCACTAGCATCGGCGAAGTGGACACCATGCGTGCAAGCCTTCGCTACGCAGACAAGGAAATCATCGTCGAAGGTGGATGGCTCGCGCCGGAAACACCCTTCGCCGCCTCCTTCTCCATCACTGCCAACGATGCGTCGCTCACCTTCGCAGACGGCAAACTCACCGAAACCCACGGCAACGAATCGCAGGAAGTTAAGCTTCCCGAACACGACGCTTACTACGACGAGATTGCTTACTTCGTCGAATGCTGCCGCACCGGCAGCGCACCCACGCTCTGCACGCCTGAAAGCTCTGCAAAGGCTGTTCGCCTGGCGTTGCTGCTCATGCAATCACGCGACAACAACGGAAAGGAACTCTCATGGCAGTAGCAGAACCATTGGAAACAGGCCTCATCTTCTGGACGGAAAAGGATGCCAACACGCATCTTCAACACTTGAAGAGCTTCGGTCTGCGTGTATGTCAGCTTGGCATCGCGCCCACGCTCGATTGCGCTGCGGCGGTCAACGAATGGAAAGAAGCGATTGCACGTGAAGGCGTCATCGTCTCCGGCGCTGCCGTTGCGTATCGCGGAGAAGACTACGCCAACCTCGCAAAGGTGCATGAGACCGTAGGATTCACCGCACCGGGCTACGCTGCGGAACGCATTGCACGCACGAAGGAAGCGTCGAACTTCGCTGCGGCTCTTGGCATCACCTCGCTGTCATGCCACATCGGTTTCATCCCCGAAGAACCCGCATCGCCCATCTTCACCGAACTCGTTGGCATTGCACGCGAACTCTGCGATGCATGCGCCGCCAACGGTCAGAGCTTCACTCTGGAAACAGGACAGGAAAGCGCCTACACGCTGCTGCAATTCCTCGCAGAGGTGAAGAAGCCAAACCTGCGTGTGAACTTCGATCCCGCCAACATCACCCTCTACGGCATCGGCGATCCCATCGTTGCGCTCGACTTGCTGCAGAAGCATGTACTCTCAGTGCACTGCAAAGACGGCACATCGCCAAAAGCACTGGGTGAGCTCGGCCATGAAGTCGCGCTGGGCGAAGGTGAAGTGGACTTCCCCGCTTTCATCGCTCTGCTGAAGAAGATCGGCTTTACCGGCCCGCTCATCATCGAACGCGAAGAACCCAACGCAGAACAGCGCGACAAGGACATTAGCCTCGCCATCGAGCGCATCGCGCAGTGGAAGCAGCAACTCGCATAACTCCGTAGCAAGCAAGAAGAAAGGGGATGGCCTAAGGCCATCCCCTTCTTGTTACTGAAACCTTCGCTTACAGAGGGCGAACGTTCTCAGCCTGCAGACCCTTCGGTCCCTTGGTCACTTCGAACTCAACCGTCTGGCCTTCTGCCAGCGAACGGAAGCCCGAGGACTGCACTGCGGTGTGGTGAACGAATACATCACCACCACCGTTTGCACGGCTGATAAATCCAAAACCCTTTGCATCGTTGAACCACTTAACTGTGCCCTGTTCCATGTTCTGTTCCTTGTAAAGCTGAATGTACCGACGAACGCAATGTGGAGGTAATGCGGTGACGGTGGAACCAGAAACACGCAAAATGACCAGATCGAATCCTACGATCCTTAATAGGATACCAGCCCGCCACTTTTTGGTTGGCCGGGGCACTCATCTAACTGAATTTATTCGCGCGAAGCCCGAACCACGCCGGAGCGTCGAGAACCGCACGAAGTACTAGTAATCCCCGCCGCCGCCACCACTCGGTGCAAGATTCTCAAAGCGCGTGTAATCCGATAGATACGCCATCTTCACCGAACCCGTAGGGCCGTTACGTTGCTTGGCGATGATGATCTCCGCCTGCCCCTTCACATCCTCGTTTTCGCGGTCGTAGTACTCCTCGCGATGGATGAAGCACACCACGTCCGCGTCCTGCTCGATCGAACCCGATTCACGAAGATCCGAAAGCAGCGGTTTCTTATCGCCCTGTCGCTGTTCGCTTCCACGTGACAACTGCGACAGCGCAATCACCGGCACATTCATTTCCTTGGCCAGCGCCTTCAAACCACGCGAAATCTGTGACACTTCCTGCGTACGGTTTTCCGGCTTGCGTCCGCCAGGGCCACTCGCCGCAATCGTCATCAGCTGCAGGTAGTCGATCAAGATCAGGTCCAGCGAACCCTCCTGCTGCTTCAAACGACGCACCTTCGCGCGCATCTCCGTCAGCGTAATGCCCGGCGTATCGTCAATGAACATCTTCGAACTCATCAGCCGATCCAGCGCATTGATGAGTTTCTGCTTGTCCTCACGCGGCAAAAAGCCTGTCTGAATCTTGCGGCTGTTCACCAGCGCCTCGCTGGCCAACATACGGCGCAGCAACGACTCCTTCGACATTTCCAGCGAGAAGACCGCAACCACCTTCTGATCGCGCACACTGCAGTTCTGCGCAATGTTGATGGCCCACGCCGTCTTGCCCATGGAAGGACGCGCCGCGATGATCATCAGATCGGCCTTCTGCAAGCCGCTCGTCATGCGATCGAACTCGGTGTAATGCGTCTCCAGGCCGGTGATCTCGCGGCCCTGTTCGTAAAGCTGGTCAATGGAACCAAAGCTCTCCGTAACAATCTGCCCAATATCAGAGAACCCGCGCTTGATGGCGCTTTCGCTGATCTCCATCAGCCGGTTCTCCACATCGCCCAACACATCCAGCGACACTTCGCTCTGATCGGCGGCGCGATTCAAACCCATCTCGCACACCTGCATCAGCTTGCGCAGGATCGACTTGTCCTTCACCACCTGCACATAGTTTTCAATCGCCAGGTGGCGCGGCAAATCTTCCGTCAGCGAGATCAGATACGGACGCCCGCCAATCGCCTCCAATTCCTTGCGACGGATCAACACTTCGGCCACCGTCACAAAGTCGATGGCATGGCCCATGTCTGACAGTTCCTGCATGCAGCCATAAATGCGTTTGTGCGAGTCCAGCGAAAAGTCGTCCGCAATCAGCTTCGCCGTGGCATCCACAACGGCAACCGGGTCGGACAACATGGCGCCAAGGATCACGCGTTCCGTATGTACGGAAGCGGGAAGCCCGTCGCGCTCGACGATCTGGAGGAAGGTTGCCATGGGTGTGTTCTCCTGCGCTTAACTACCGGCGCTCGTGGAGCGGGTGCAGCATTGCGTCTTTACAGAATATGCAGTCCGCGCTCCTACGAAACAGGTATTGCCGCGGCTGCCCTGTTCAGAGTACAGCCTCTTCCACAGGCCTGCTTTTGCCCAAACTATGCAGCAGTCGCAACTCCGTCGGACTCAATTATTCACAGTCTGTTAGCAAGCCATGTAAGCTCTCAGTTGCCTTTGTAGTTACGTTTGCACCAGTTATCCACACACAGCCTGTGGATTGCCTCTTGGAACTGTGGATTACTGTGAATCCTGAGGAAGAAACCCATGTCACAGAAAGACTCTTTACCCATTCCCGCCGCGGCATCGCGCGATCCCCGTTCGTTGGAGGTCCTGCGTGTATGGATTGCCAATGGCGA contains the following coding sequences:
- a CDS encoding Gfo/Idh/MocA family protein translates to MNIGLIGYGFMGGAHAAAIMHIPGATLAAVASHNKPSADGPTRGNLDLKTEPLPDTVRWTPNWQEVVDDPTIDAVDICLPTPMHREAIERAFANGKHVLCEKPMALSNQDCEELLALAKASGKIFMIAHVLRWMQPYPYAFDFVKKTNNITTATLRRSTGYPHWSGWLRDIKVSGGAIPDLLLHDLDQALQWFGDPATVSATSIGEVDTMRASLRYADKEIIVEGGWLAPETPFAASFSITANDASLTFADGKLTETHGNESQEVKLPEHDAYYDEIAYFVECCRTGSAPTLCTPESSAKAVRLALLLMQSRDNNGKELSWQ
- the msrA gene encoding peptide-methionine (S)-S-oxide reductase MsrA, which produces MATETAILAGGCFWGVQELLRSYPGVISTRVGYSGGDVPNATYRNHGTHAEAVEIVFDPAKLTYRTLLEFFFQLHDPSTLNRQGNDVGTSYRSAIYYTTPEQKKIAEDTILDVNSSGLWPGKVVTEIAPAGPFWEAEPEHQDYLQRIPNGYTCHWIRPDWKLPKRNGA
- a CDS encoding sugar phosphate isomerase/epimerase family protein — protein: MAVAEPLETGLIFWTEKDANTHLQHLKSFGLRVCQLGIAPTLDCAAAVNEWKEAIAREGVIVSGAAVAYRGEDYANLAKVHETVGFTAPGYAAERIARTKEASNFAAALGITSLSCHIGFIPEEPASPIFTELVGIARELCDACAANGQSFTLETGQESAYTLLQFLAEVKKPNLRVNFDPANITLYGIGDPIVALDLLQKHVLSVHCKDGTSPKALGELGHEVALGEGEVDFPAFIALLKKIGFTGPLIIEREEPNAEQRDKDISLAIERIAQWKQQLA
- the dnaB gene encoding replicative DNA helicase, translated to MATFLQIVERDGLPASVHTERVILGAMLSDPVAVVDATAKLIADDFSLDSHKRIYGCMQELSDMGHAIDFVTVAEVLIRRKELEAIGGRPYLISLTEDLPRHLAIENYVQVVKDKSILRKLMQVCEMGLNRAADQSEVSLDVLGDVENRLMEISESAIKRGFSDIGQIVTESFGSIDQLYEQGREITGLETHYTEFDRMTSGLQKADLMIIAARPSMGKTAWAINIAQNCSVRDQKVVAVFSLEMSKESLLRRMLASEALVNSRKIQTGFLPREDKQKLINALDRLMSSKMFIDDTPGITLTEMRAKVRRLKQQEGSLDLILIDYLQLMTIAASGPGGRKPENRTQEVSQISRGLKALAKEMNVPVIALSQLSRGSEQRQGDKKPLLSDLRESGSIEQDADVVCFIHREEYYDRENEDVKGQAEIIIAKQRNGPTGSVKMAYLSDYTRFENLAPSGGGGGDY
- a CDS encoding cold-shock protein translates to MEQGTVKWFNDAKGFGFISRANGGGDVFVHHTAVQSSGFRSLAEGQTVEFEVTKGPKGLQAENVRPL